GATTAATTAACAGTATAATTAAAAAACAAAGACATGAAGCTTAGTCCAAAAGGCCTGGGTAAAAGGCTTGGGTTACATATTATAATCCCGGTAGTATACGCACTCGCATTACTGGCAATTTTTATTTTCAATAAAAACTAAAAGAATAAATTATTTTAGGGAACTCATAGCTCCCTTTTCTGTCTATCCCTGATAAAAGTGGCCACCTCAACCATGGGTGCTATCCAGATGTCTTTTTCATGTTGTTTCAGGTAATGTAATAACACGCTGTGTGCGTGCAGGGATACATTCAGGTCATGGCCGCCACCAACACCATGGAAGACGATCACCAGCAGGCCCCGTTTTGCTTCGGCTTCCATTACCCATTGTATCATGGATTCGCCTGAATCATTATTAGCGCCATAACCGGGCATGTTATAAAGATCAACATGGTCAATAGTAGGAATGTCGCCTGCTACGCCACGCGCGCCGGTAAAATCCTTGCGCAAGGAATCGAGATACGCCGTATCGTGTATTTTGTTATCGCCACAGGGAAAAGCAAAAGTGCGGTTTGTTTTTCCGTCGATCGCAGTCAATACAGCATTCATGGCAAGAATTTCATTGGTGATCCGGCGCATGGAGTACTTGTTCATGTCATAATCGGCGGTAACAAACTCTCTTCCGGGCCGGCCGCCTTCGCAGGGATGAAACAGGGTATGATTGCCCAGCTCATGGCCTTTGGCTGCCGCTGCACGCCAGGCTGGTATTTGTGACTGCAGGTGACCCTGGTAGTCGGCAACATAAAAAGTGCCTTTCAATCCCAGGGAATCCAATGCAGGGAGTACATTGGTGATGTCAATATCCAGTCCATCGTCGTAGGTTAACACAACGGCGCATTTCTTTCCCTTCCAGGGTTGATTGTTTTGAGCGGAGACATTTGTTGCAAGAAAGGTGAAGAGCAATATTATGGCAATCGTTTTTATGGTCATATGGTATTTGCGTTTATTGGCAATATAAACGCATTTTTTTATTATTTTGGCCGCGATTAGCAGATTAAAACAAATGATTATATGGCCTATATAATGGTTGATGTAGAAACGGATGGCCCCATACCTGGTGATTTCTCCATGATCTCGTTCGGCGCTGTGCTGGTTGATGAACAGCTGGATAAAACATTTTACGGACAACTGAAACCCATCTCTGAACAATATATCCCCGAGGCATTGGCTGTTTCCGGATTCAGCAGGCAGGAAACCCTTGCATTTGATGATCCCCAAACGGTGATGACCAACTTCGCGGCCTGGATCAAAATCACGGCTAAAGACAGACCGGTATTCATCAGTGATAATAACGGATTCGACTGGATGTTTATCTGCTGGTACTTTCATCATTTTACCAAGGCCAACCCGTTTGGGTTTAGCTCCCAGAACCTGGGCAGTTTGTACAAAGGACTGGTAAAAGACACCTTTCAGAATTTTAAACACCTGCGTAAAACAAAGCATACCCATCACCCGGTTGATGATGCCAAAGGGAATGCTGAGGCGTTATTGACGTTGAAAAAAGAGCATGGGTTGAAGATTAAATTTTAAAGTGGCATCCAATAGAACAATATATGTCACTTAAAGAATTTTGCCATCACTTAATTGTTTAAGCGTGACACTTTACCGATTAAATGATATACTTAATTCTTTTTGCCATCATTTAATTGATTAAGTGATGCCATTTGATCGTTTAAATGATGCAGTAATTTTTTTTCGCTTTCACTTAATTGAATAACTGACATCATTTGATCGATTAAAGGATACGATAATTTCTTGCTGCTATCACTTATTGTTTAAGTGATAGCATTTGATCGTTTAAATGATGCAGTAATTTCTTTTTGCGATCGTTTAATTTTTAAAGTGATATACTTTATCGTTAAAGCAACTTTATGCTTGGTTATCCGATCTGGCATTAATGCTTTGTTTGATCCATAACGTAAGAGGGAACTGCGCCTACTTATTAATCTTATTCACTGCTCTTTAAACGTGTACATAGAACGGAAACCATGCATCACGCAAACATTCCTTCGCGAATACTCATCAAACACGTACGGATACGAATAATCTACCAGCGAATACTCATCGGCTTACTTCTTATTTGCTTCCTCATTTATTTTTGAACTACAACAACGGCATTGATATCCGTTATAATTATTGGCCAATACAATTGGTTTCAGGTACTGATTTAATAGCATGTTCTGGAATTTCTATTATTAAACAATTAAAAATCAAAAATTATGAAAAGGGTAAGAATCATCTTGACATTTATTTATTGTCGCGCCGGTGACCTCGTTAAAATATCCCGCCGCATTTTAGACAGTATGAAAGGCAATGCGCAATTTCCTAATCCAACGCCTGCCTTGACAGATGTTGAAAAAAAGCTGGAAGAGTACCTGGTATCTTTATCAGATGCCGGCGGTAGGGACAGAGAAAAGGTAGCTATCAAAGATAACAAACAAGCCGAACTGAGGCAGTTACTGACAGAGCTGGCTCATTACGTAACCCAAACCTGCAAGGGCGATAAGGCTATGCTTTTAAGCAGTGGATTTGATATAAACGCTGAAAAAAGCAGTTCACAGAATGCGCCGCAGAAGCTGCAAGCCGAGATGGCCATACCTGGTCAGGTTACTACCCGGGTAAAAAGGGTAACCAAAGCAAGGGCTTACGTACATCAGATCACCGCAGACCCATTGACGCCCCAAAGTGTGTGGACAAGCGAAACAACGCTAAAACCCGAACATACTTTCACCGGCCTTGCATCGGCGTCAAAGGTTTGGCTCCGTGTTATAGTCATCGATAGATCCGGCAAACAGATCGTTTGGGAGCCTGTTGTCCGCATTGTACAGTAAACATCTATTATTTAAGCAAACCGGCCCCGGGGTATCGGGGCCGGTTAATTTATTTTTTACTCCAACGAATACTTACACGAAAACAATGATCTTGATCTTAGTCAATAATAAACACACCTTCTCATCGTTTTGAAATGTACCCTAAACTCCTTTGTATGCCACTGCTTGTCTTTTCTAACGCTCACGCTATCGCGTTTCATCATGGAAACTTTTTATCAAGATCTATTTATTTTTTAGTACAAACTTCCTTTTATCCATGCGATTAAACCCGTAGCTCAGCTAGGATCATACTCAACTTATAGCAATTTATACCTAACTACACGTTAATCAAATTTTTGACATGAACGATCCCTTATACAACAGATATAGATATATTTCTTTCAAAGGCACTAACGTTTATCGCCGATTTTTTTCTGAACAATCAGATCAATCTTTGAAACAGCAGCCGTTTTCAGGCAATAACCAAGAAATACCGGCTCATGGTAGTTATGGTGCTTTATTGTTCGATCCCCGTTGGAAAGAAAAAAGAGAAGAAATCTTAAAGAGAGATGCTAATCAATGTGTTTTATGCAAAAGCGACCATAACGTGCAGGTACACCACCGGCAATATCATTTTATAATTAGAGATAATCAGTTTAAACCTCCATGGGATTATAATGATTATTTATTAATCACTCTTTGTGAATCATGCCATAAAAGAGGCCATAACAAATATAAAGTACCAACTATAACTATTTAAAAATTAATTCATGGGATTATTTAGTTTCTTTAACAATAAAAACGGCCATTCAAATGGATTAAATGGCTCGACATTACCCATAGGTCATGATTATCCAGAAGTACCGGAAAAGTTATTTATAGAGAAAGAAGCCCCCAAAGAAAACAAGCCCGAGGGAACTCCTATTACTGCCACCTCAGAAAATAATATAGACCTACTGTTTAAATTCCTGGACCGCAATCACGAGTCAAGTGGATATGATGACGCATTAATTAATCCTGACACAAGCCATATGGAACAAAGGATCCAGGCAATAAAAAACGAATTTGAAAGAACGATCAGGAAAGTTAAAACCTACTATGAAGACTTCATAAAGGAAATTGAGTTTCACATTATCAGCCGAAGCCGTAACGGAATGATTGACACAGTTGAAGAGTTAACTATGAAGAAAGAAATAGCTGAAAGTCATATCAGGAAGGTTTTAGAGATTGATGAAGATGCCAAAAACAACCGAGGTGACAGCCAGGGCATCGTTATGAGTTATACAAGAGGTTTCAAAAATGGATTAGCTGCTATTTCTCATCATTCGATATTAAAAAGAAAACTCTAAAACTATTAATTATGAGAAATTGGTGGATAAAATTCGGCTGCTTCTTAACTGGTTATAATTATGGAATAGTGAGGACTTCAAGCGAAGTTTCATCGAAGGCGGTAAAGAAATACACATCGGCCATGTTAATTGTATGTATTCTTTGGTCGTTTGTGGGTTTTATGTTTACGCAACGCTATTTACGCGGTAACATCTGGGGTTCCGTCGCCGGGTCGGCATTAATGGTTGTAATCATTGTTCAGATAGAACGGCAAATCATCTTATCGTTAGCTCGTAACAGGTGGTTATACATTTCCAGGGGGATCCTAGCTGCATTGATGGCCATCCTGGGAACAATCATCATTGATCAAATTATTTTTAAAGAAGATATTGAACTTGAAAAAATAACATTTATTCAGAAAAGAGTAGATCAAGGGTTACCTCCTAAAACTCAAGAGTTGAATACTCAAATTGCCTCAATCGATACTGCCATTCTAAAAAAAGAAGCCGACAGAAGCCAATTGATCGATGAAGTAACTAAAACTCCTTACATTAAAACTACTTCAACCCAAAGTTCCCCTATTAAAAAGCAAACTACAATTAAAGACTCTTCCGGGAAAATCATTACAACTGAACAGGTAGTAAATTCTACGTCTGTATCTGTTACAACTGTCCCCAATCCTAAATTTACCTTAATAGCGACTTTAGATCAAACGATTTCCAATTTACGTACTGACAAGAGCAAGAAGGATAGTGCGCTATTAAATATTAGACCTGAACTGGAAAAACAAATTTCTTCAAAAATTGGATTTCTAGATGAGTTGGAGATTATGTGTAAATTAATCACAGGATCAGGAGTCGCCTTTTTTGTTTGGATTATATGGTTCCTTTTCCTGATGTGGTTGGAAATGCTTGTATTGATTAGCAAACTAACTGATGCGAAAAGCGATTATGAGGAAACAATAAAACACCAAATGAATCTTCAAATGAAAAAACTGGAAGCACTTGCCAAATTAGCTCATCAATAATAAATAAATTAACCGGCCCGATATCTCGGGGCCGGTTAATTTATTATTGCTCAATTTTCCGCTATAATATATTCCCGCGTAGTAGCTATGGAATCTTTCGTCCCATCTGGCTTATAATATTGAAATGTTATCGGCACAGTATACTTGCCAGGTTTGCCGGCAGCAATAAATTTATAAACAGCTGTTGCACATTCACCAACCTGCACTTCTTTTCCATCGATGGTAATCCGGGGTTTCATAGCATCAATGAATTGGCCAACGGCAGCTGTAACTTCTATGGCCTGACCAGCTTTCACATAGCTGCTGCTTAAGATTGCAACGGCTTTAAATAAATCATACCTTACAATACATCCATGAAAGGAAGCTCTGAAATCGCAATATGTAATAAATTCCTTTTCTGTTGCCAACACATCAGCTTCTATTTTATTCAACATAATCATGGCCATTAACGCTGAAGTTCTGCCGAAGCTTTTTTCCAACCATTTCTTTTTATAATCAACTTTCTTATCTGCCGGTAAACTGTCCCGGTAGGCTGGTAGTAATGGACCAGTTTCTAAAATATGGCCGATTTCGCTACGCCTATAGTATTCTAACTTCTTTTCCTCGGGAGTCAATATACTCGAAGCGCTATCTTTGAAGTCGGTTAATTTATTCAACAACTGTTGACCAACTCCATCTTCATTATGCAGTTGTTTTGTCAGCTCAACATAGTCCTTTTTTAAACTATCCGACTGGGTTATCAATTCGCTTTTTATATTCTTTATAAAATTACCAAGGCTGTCAGCATATTGTTTTATCTGCTTCGCCCTGGCGAGCCATAGCGCGGGGTGATCAGCATCCCGGGGATCCTTTTGTCTTTCCAACAATTCCTCGTAAACCATATCACCCGCCTCCTGCATAACGCCATTCGCATACTCCAGGCTCTGGTTAACTGCTATCAACTGATCGGGATTTTCTTCCGGCCTGCAACCAATCAGCAATACAATAATAACGGCAGGGACTATAAGGGCTTTTTTCATTGTATAAATCTAAGAAGGTTTCAGTTCATTGTTTAAGGGGTTAATTTTCAGCTATTATATATTTCGCATTCTTTGATACGGTCTGCTTAGAGCCATCAACTTTAGTAAATTCAATTGTCACTGGTACCGAATGCCTCCCGGGCTTCCCGGTGGCAACAAATTTGTATTCGGCTACTCCTTCAGCATCCAACGCCACCTCTTTTCCATCGATGGTGATCCGGCCCTTTGAAACAACAGTAAATGAGCCAACACCGGCGTACACATCTATTGGTTGGCCAGCTTTCACATAGCTACTGCTTAAGGTTGCAATCACCCTAAACATGCTGTATGTTTCAACAAATCCCCTTGAATGCCGGCTCTGACAATAATCAAT
The Niastella koreensis GR20-10 genome window above contains:
- a CDS encoding polysaccharide deacetylase family protein, with amino-acid sequence MTIKTIAIILLFTFLATNVSAQNNQPWKGKKCAVVLTYDDGLDIDITNVLPALDSLGLKGTFYVADYQGHLQSQIPAWRAAAAKGHELGNHTLFHPCEGGRPGREFVTADYDMNKYSMRRITNEILAMNAVLTAIDGKTNRTFAFPCGDNKIHDTAYLDSLRKDFTGARGVAGDIPTIDHVDLYNMPGYGANNDSGESMIQWVMEAEAKRGLLVIVFHGVGGGHDLNVSLHAHSVLLHYLKQHEKDIWIAPMVEVATFIRDRQKREL
- a CDS encoding 3'-5' exoribonuclease domain-containing protein; this encodes MAYIMVDVETDGPIPGDFSMISFGAVLVDEQLDKTFYGQLKPISEQYIPEALAVSGFSRQETLAFDDPQTVMTNFAAWIKITAKDRPVFISDNNGFDWMFICWYFHHFTKANPFGFSSQNLGSLYKGLVKDTFQNFKHLRKTKHTHHPVDDAKGNAEALLTLKKEHGLKIKF
- a CDS encoding HNH endonuclease, producing the protein MNDPLYNRYRYISFKGTNVYRRFFSEQSDQSLKQQPFSGNNQEIPAHGSYGALLFDPRWKEKREEILKRDANQCVLCKSDHNVQVHHRQYHFIIRDNQFKPPWDYNDYLLITLCESCHKRGHNKYKVPTITI
- a CDS encoding DUF4407 domain-containing protein — translated: MRNWWIKFGCFLTGYNYGIVRTSSEVSSKAVKKYTSAMLIVCILWSFVGFMFTQRYLRGNIWGSVAGSALMVVIIVQIERQIILSLARNRWLYISRGILAALMAILGTIIIDQIIFKEDIELEKITFIQKRVDQGLPPKTQELNTQIASIDTAILKKEADRSQLIDEVTKTPYIKTTSTQSSPIKKQTTIKDSSGKIITTEQVVNSTSVSVTTVPNPKFTLIATLDQTISNLRTDKSKKDSALLNIRPELEKQISSKIGFLDELEIMCKLITGSGVAFFVWIIWFLFLMWLEMLVLISKLTDAKSDYEETIKHQMNLQMKKLEALAKLAHQ